The Nitrosomonas sp. genome has a segment encoding these proteins:
- a CDS encoding RnfABCDGE type electron transport complex subunit B: MADKSTLIKQIDAILPQIHCGQCGYDGCQPYAVAIANGQANINQCPPGENAVIEQLARLLNLASKPLDTTYGYPKPRAVAVIDETQCIGCTFCLRACPVDAIVGAAKLMHTVITQECTGCERCLAPCPVDCIHMQAVPELVVNESEGQKTAYMQQARERYHFRKQRLAKNQQKKPNPEINQSQQIFSGDIFQQPNRHTKQATIEAAMARAHANLATPTGKP, encoded by the coding sequence ATGGCTGACAAATCTACACTCATCAAGCAAATTGATGCAATTCTGCCGCAGATCCATTGTGGTCAGTGTGGTTATGACGGCTGCCAGCCTTACGCGGTGGCAATCGCCAACGGTCAGGCCAACATCAACCAATGCCCTCCAGGCGAGAATGCCGTAATTGAACAGCTTGCACGGCTGCTCAACCTTGCTTCCAAACCACTTGATACGACTTACGGTTACCCCAAACCGCGAGCGGTAGCTGTCATCGATGAAACTCAATGTATCGGCTGCACATTCTGTCTGCGCGCCTGCCCGGTGGATGCCATCGTGGGTGCGGCCAAACTGATGCATACTGTCATTACACAGGAATGCACCGGCTGCGAGCGCTGTCTTGCGCCTTGCCCCGTGGATTGCATCCACATGCAGGCTGTACCGGAACTTGTCGTCAACGAAAGTGAGGGACAGAAAACAGCGTACATGCAGCAAGCGCGGGAACGTTATCATTTTAGGAAACAAAGGCTTGCCAAAAATCAGCAAAAAAAACCCAACCCGGAAATTAATCAAAGCCAGCAAATATTCTCTGGTGATATTTTCCAGCAACCAAACCGTCACACAAAACAAGCAACCATCGAGGCCGCGATGGCTCGCGCTCATGCTAATCTCGCCACACCCACCGGCAAACCCTAG
- a CDS encoding quinone-dependent dihydroorotate dehydrogenase: MTCCAHSFFLLDPETAHTVTLRSLDLLHRTGLMTCQPIACTPIQVMGLSFPNPVGLAAGLDKNGAYLDALAALGFGFIEIGTVTPRPQSGNPRPRLFRIPEAQAIINRMGFNNEGVDSLLINVANARYQGILGINIGKNADTPLASAVDDYLICLRKVYSIASYITINISSPNTVGLRQLQQTTELDNLLQVLKKEQTRLSDQYSRYTPLVVKISPDLESQQIEQIAQLLIKYRMDGVIATNTTLSRNEVENLPHSNESGGLSGAPLTIRSHAVIQLLDEYLQGAIPIIGVGGIMQPADAQSRIMAGASLIQLYSGLIYQGTRSGN; the protein is encoded by the coding sequence ATAACCTGCTGCGCCCACTCCTTTTTTCTGCTGGATCCCGAAACCGCCCATACGGTAACGCTTCGGTCTCTCGATCTACTCCATCGTACAGGTTTAATGACCTGCCAACCCATTGCCTGCACGCCAATACAGGTAATGGGGTTATCCTTTCCCAATCCGGTGGGACTGGCGGCCGGTCTCGACAAAAACGGCGCTTACCTCGATGCACTTGCCGCGCTGGGTTTTGGTTTCATCGAAATTGGCACAGTCACACCCCGTCCGCAGTCAGGCAATCCCCGACCACGATTATTCCGGATTCCTGAAGCACAGGCGATCATCAATCGTATGGGGTTCAACAATGAAGGCGTGGACAGCCTCCTGATCAATGTTGCCAATGCTCGTTATCAGGGAATATTGGGCATTAATATCGGAAAAAATGCGGATACTCCACTGGCAAGTGCCGTTGATGATTATCTGATCTGTCTGCGCAAGGTATACTCCATTGCCAGTTACATCACGATCAATATTTCATCACCCAACACCGTTGGACTCAGACAGCTGCAGCAAACAACAGAACTCGACAATCTGTTACAGGTGTTAAAAAAAGAGCAAACTCGCTTAAGTGATCAGTACAGCCGCTATACGCCACTGGTAGTCAAAATTTCACCTGATCTGGAGTCACAACAAATTGAGCAGATCGCCCAGCTGCTTATCAAGTACCGCATGGATGGGGTTATCGCAACCAATACCACCCTTTCCCGGAATGAAGTGGAGAACCTTCCACACAGCAACGAAAGCGGCGGTTTAAGTGGTGCACCGCTTACAATACGCAGCCATGCCGTCATTCAACTACTCGATGAGTATCTGCAAGGAGCTATTCCCATTATTGGTGTCGGTGGCATCATGCAACCTGCCGACGCGCAATCAAGAATTATGGCAGGCGCCAGTCTCATCCAGCTTTACTCCGGCCTGATTTACCAGGGGACCCGATCTGGCAACTGA
- a CDS encoding ATP-binding protein has protein sequence MSESLPLMLKELRLPAFGQHYRHFQDQAAEHAWSYSQYLAALCEQEVAQRFQSRIRNWTHEARLPRGKSFATLALTELPQAAQKKIITLRDNTYWASQADNVLLIGPSGVGKSHVAAALGLHLIEQGIRVKWISATALVQLLQQAKKELDLMSAMTRLDKYRVLIVDDIGYVKKTDSETQVLFDFIAHRYESGSLIITSNQPFSQWDQIFPDTMMTVAAIDRIIHHATIIEIDSESYRRKNQKKS, from the coding sequence ATGTCTGAATCGCTCCCACTGATGCTCAAGGAACTCAGACTCCCTGCCTTTGGCCAGCATTACCGGCACTTCCAGGATCAAGCCGCAGAACACGCCTGGAGCTACAGCCAATATCTCGCCGCCCTGTGCGAACAGGAAGTCGCCCAGCGCTTCCAAAGCAGAATCAGAAACTGGACGCATGAAGCCAGACTACCGCGCGGCAAAAGCTTTGCCACTCTGGCTCTGACCGAACTGCCTCAAGCCGCTCAGAAAAAAATCATCACGCTGCGCGACAATACCTACTGGGCGAGCCAGGCAGACAATGTGTTGCTGATCGGTCCCTCCGGTGTCGGCAAATCACATGTGGCGGCAGCATTGGGGTTGCATTTGATTGAACAAGGCATCCGCGTCAAGTGGATATCAGCTACCGCACTCGTTCAACTCCTGCAGCAAGCCAAGAAAGAACTGGATTTGATGTCCGCCATGACGCGGCTGGATAAATACCGTGTACTGATCGTTGATGATATCGGCTATGTCAAAAAGACCGATTCGGAAACACAAGTATTGTTTGACTTCATTGCCCATCGCTATGAAAGCGGAAGTCTCATCATTACTTCAAACCAGCCTTTTAGCCAGTGGGATCAAATCTTCCCCGACACCATGATGACTGTTGCCGCCATCGACCGGATCATCCATCACGCAACTATCATCGAAATCGACAGTGAAAGTTATAGGAGGAAAAACCAGAAAAAATCATGA
- a CDS encoding transposase, translated as MLLKRQRDLGPMDEALLSGWVENYPDLYELHKAKEGFCDIWDQHYSRTEAINAFDLWINSIPESVFNYFDGMISTVRNWQIEAFNYFDHRVTNAYTESANNHIKSIAKQGRGYSFYVLRAGYCSSAQNIKLDQNHLSRG; from the coding sequence CTGCTATTAAAGCGCCAACGGGACTTGGGGCCAATGGATGAGGCTTTGTTGAGTGGATGGGTGGAAAACTATCCCGATCTTTATGAACTTCATAAAGCGAAAGAGGGTTTTTGCGATATTTGGGATCAACACTACAGCCGAACTGAGGCTATTAATGCCTTTGATTTGTGGATTAACTCCATACCTGAGTCAGTTTTCAACTATTTTGATGGCATGATTTCAACCGTCAGAAATTGGCAGATTGAGGCGTTCAATTACTTCGATCATCGAGTAACTAACGCCTACACGGAATCGGCTAACAATCACATTAAATCAATAGCTAAGCAAGGACGGGGCTACAGCTTTTACGTATTGAGGGCAGGGTATTGTTCATCGGCGCAAAACATAAAATTAGACCAAAACCATTTAAGCAGGGGGTAG
- a CDS encoding recombinase family protein gives MLIGYMRVSKADGSQSTDLQRDALIAFGVDPAHLYEDRASGRRDDRPGLAACLKALREGDVLIVWKLDRLGRDLRHLINTVHDLTARGVGLKVLTGHGASVDTTTASGKLVFGIFAALAEFERELISERTIAGLESARARGRKGGRPYKMTASKLRLAMSSMGQPETKIGNLCKEIGITRQTLYRHVSPNGELRSDGIKLLSLG, from the coding sequence ATGTTAATCGGCTACATGAGGGTATCGAAGGCGGATGGTTCTCAGTCCACTGACTTGCAGCGGGATGCGCTGATCGCGTTCGGCGTCGATCCGGCACATCTCTACGAGGATCGGGCGTCGGGAAGGCGCGATGATCGCCCAGGATTGGCAGCTTGTCTAAAGGCACTCCGTGAAGGGGACGTTTTGATAGTATGGAAGCTCGACAGGCTGGGCCGTGATCTGCGTCACCTGATCAATACCGTGCATGACCTGACTGCTCGCGGCGTTGGATTGAAGGTCCTGACCGGTCACGGTGCATCTGTAGACACGACGACGGCATCTGGCAAGCTTGTGTTCGGTATTTTTGCTGCACTGGCCGAATTTGAGCGCGAGTTAATTTCCGAGCGAACTATTGCGGGACTGGAATCGGCACGTGCTCGCGGCAGGAAAGGTGGGCGTCCCTACAAAATGACGGCCTCAAAGCTACGGTTGGCCATGTCCAGTATGGGACAGCCAGAAACAAAGATTGGTAACCTCTGCAAGGAGATTGGAATTACCCGGCAGACACTCTATCGCCATGTGTCCCCCAATGGAGAATTGCGCTCGGATGGGATTAAGCTGCTCTCTCTCGGTTGA
- a CDS encoding antitoxin MazE family protein — translation MGTTHVNARVQKHRDALRMAGLRPVQIWVPDTRHPGFAEECRRQSLLVAQADSADMPMQQFMDDALADAEGWTE, via the coding sequence ATGGGAACTACGCACGTAAATGCACGAGTTCAAAAGCACCGCGACGCGCTGCGCATGGCAGGACTACGTCCGGTGCAGATCTGGGTTCCGGACACACGCCACCCAGGCTTCGCGGAGGAGTGCCGCCGCCAATCCCTTCTGGTGGCTCAGGCAGACAGCGCCGATATGCCCATGCAGCAGTTCATGGATGATGCCTTGGCAGACGCAGAGGGCTGGACGGAATGA
- a CDS encoding type II toxin-antitoxin system PemK/MazF family toxin, with protein sequence MMRGDLVTIAMQGNFGKPRPALVIQANQFSEHVSATVLLITSTLVAAPLLRVTVQPSAENGLQKPSQIMVDKAMTVKRDKVGPAFGHIDADVLVEVERCLAVFLGIAK encoded by the coding sequence ATGATGCGCGGCGACCTGGTGACTATTGCCATGCAAGGAAACTTTGGCAAGCCACGGCCCGCGTTGGTAATTCAAGCCAATCAGTTCAGCGAGCATGTAAGTGCAACGGTTCTACTCATTACCAGCACGCTTGTTGCTGCGCCATTGCTGCGCGTTACTGTTCAGCCGAGCGCGGAGAACGGCTTGCAGAAACCTTCACAGATAATGGTGGATAAGGCCATGACGGTTAAGCGCGACAAGGTAGGACCAGCCTTTGGACACATTGATGCGGATGTATTAGTGGAGGTTGAGCGTTGCTTGGCCGTTTTCCTGGGCATCGCCAAGTGA